The following are from one region of the Sandaracinus amylolyticus genome:
- a CDS encoding YegS/Rv2252/BmrU family lipid kinase — translation MQRGLLVWNARAGAQDDARCEQIVSLLGRSLDLEIHELEEGASATPAVREAIARGVEVIVAAGGDGTVSTCASAVLGTRAELAIVPCGTSNSFARALGLPTDVEGACEVIASGGPRWIDAARVGGHAMVLLASIGFHADTIESTTSESKSTLGKLAYVMRGLAHLGEFESFDARIETEHGSTDLRAMALTIANLAPPETLFAHGAPELVPDDGWLDLTLVSAETPLGALAAGMELVASTLVGAEATGPHVGWARCKKARIIAEPPQHVLVDGDVIGTTPVEIEIVPRGLAIRAPR, via the coding sequence ATGCAACGCGGGCTCCTCGTCTGGAACGCACGCGCCGGCGCGCAGGATGACGCGCGCTGCGAGCAGATCGTGTCGCTGCTCGGGCGCTCGCTCGACCTCGAGATCCACGAGCTCGAGGAGGGCGCGTCGGCGACGCCCGCGGTGCGCGAGGCGATCGCGCGCGGCGTCGAGGTGATCGTCGCGGCGGGTGGGGACGGCACGGTCTCGACCTGCGCGAGCGCGGTTCTGGGCACCCGCGCCGAGCTCGCGATCGTGCCCTGCGGGACGAGCAACTCGTTCGCGCGCGCGCTCGGGCTGCCCACCGACGTCGAGGGCGCGTGCGAGGTGATCGCGAGCGGTGGGCCGCGGTGGATCGACGCGGCGCGCGTCGGCGGGCACGCGATGGTGCTGCTCGCGTCGATCGGGTTCCACGCCGACACGATCGAGAGCACGACGAGCGAGTCGAAGAGCACGCTCGGCAAGCTCGCGTACGTGATGCGCGGCCTGGCGCACCTCGGCGAGTTCGAGAGCTTCGACGCGCGCATCGAGACCGAGCACGGCAGCACCGACCTGCGCGCGATGGCGCTCACGATCGCGAACCTCGCGCCGCCCGAGACGCTCTTCGCGCACGGCGCGCCCGAGCTGGTGCCCGACGACGGCTGGCTCGACCTGACGCTGGTGAGCGCAGAGACGCCGCTCGGCGCGCTGGCAGCAGGGATGGAGCTCGTCGCGTCGACGCTGGTCGGCGCGGAGGCGACGGGGCCGCACGTCGGCTGGGCGCGGTGCAAGAAGGCGCGGATCATCGCGGAGCCGCCGCAGCACGTGCTGGTCGACGGCGACGTGATCGGGACGACGCCGGTGGAGATCGAGATCGTGCCGCGAGGGTTGGCGATAAGGGCGCCGCGCTGA